A stretch of Lathyrus oleraceus cultivar Zhongwan6 chromosome 6, CAAS_Psat_ZW6_1.0, whole genome shotgun sequence DNA encodes these proteins:
- the LOC127094842 gene encoding uncharacterized protein LOC127094842 — MLHLQLMCENESATPRVKANAYSPGQRHAVEVTDHKTHGPVPAPGSVGIAKVTQVMAKTAFAGIMCIGQKFVCEKYTCIIRHKDVMATEIDKVYMHLSFRSGDIVEALVLSLGDARTYFLTTAKNELGVVSAESTAGATMVPISETEMSCPLSGQSEQRKVEKQQMKCENKKSEHNCS; from the coding sequence ATGTTGCATCTACAGTTGATGTGTGAGAATGAAAGTGCAACTCCTAGGGTAAAAGCGAATGCATACTCCCCTGGCCAGAGGCATGCTGTCGAAGTAACTGATCATAAAACTCATGGACCTGTTCCTGCACCTGGATCTGTCGGTATTGCTAAGGTTACCCAAGTGATGGCGAAAACTGCTTTTGCTGGTATTATGTGTATTGGACAGAAGTTTGTTTGTGAAAAATATACCTGTATCATTAGGCACAAAGATGTTATGGCAACTGAGATTGATAAAGTATACATGCACTTATCTTTTCGTTCTGGTGACATTGTTGAAGCTCTTGTGCTTTCACTTGGAGATGCACGAACGTACTTTCTGACAACTGCAAAGAATGAGCTTGGTGTTGTTTCTGCAGAAAGCACTGCTGGTGCAACTATGGTGCCAATAAGTGAGACTGAGATGTCGTGTCCACTATCTGGTCAAAGTGAACAGAGAAAAGTGGAAAAACAACAAATGAAATGCGAAAACAAAAAATCAGAACACAACTGCAGCTGA